In Wenyingzhuangia fucanilytica, the following are encoded in one genomic region:
- a CDS encoding HU family DNA-binding protein: MIQVKPLQKVNPLDIEAERKYYVHAVATGTVDLERLAFLIANQSTVREADCYAVTLSLVHNMIDALEQGKIVKLDKLGSFQIGVNSMGVSTEKELSANAVKKAHVNFRPDAGLRKMLKNLKFKVTS; encoded by the coding sequence ATGATTCAAGTAAAACCATTACAAAAAGTTAATCCGTTAGATATAGAAGCGGAAAGAAAGTATTATGTACATGCTGTTGCTACAGGAACGGTAGATTTAGAAAGATTGGCATTTTTAATAGCCAACCAAAGTACTGTAAGAGAAGCCGATTGTTATGCTGTAACATTGTCTTTAGTACATAACATGATAGATGCCTTGGAACAAGGTAAAATTGTGAAATTAGACAAACTAGGTTCTTTTCAAATAGGAGTGAACTCCATGGGAGTTAGCACTGAGAAAGAATTGTCTGCAAATGCAGTTAAAAAAGCACATGTAAACTTTAGACCTGATGCAGGTTTGAGAAAAATGTTGAAAAACCTAAAGTTTAAGGTTACTTCATAA
- the mnmE gene encoding tRNA uridine-5-carboxymethylaminomethyl(34) synthesis GTPase MnmE, giving the protein MILKDTIVALATASGVGAIAVIRLSGPDAITIANDCFTSIKEHKSLLDQKSHTLHLGHFMDDQRVVDQVLVSVFKNPHSYTGEDTIEISCHGSLYIQQEIIQILLKKGARMADAGEFTLRAFINGKLDLSQAEAVADLISSDSEASHQVAMQQMRGGFSNEIQHLRDQLINFASLIELELDFAEEDVEFADRTEFKALVARIQLVLKRLIDSFAVGNVIKNGIPVAIVGEPNVGKSTLLNALLNEERAIVSDIAGTTRDTIEDEMIIDGVAYRFIDTAGIRETKDVVENIGIQKTFEKISQAQVVIYLFDVTKYKVQSKEYKVELEQIKNKFPQKQLIVIGNKADAISEENILALKEEIPELVAISAKSKIGIDTLTNELTKMVNIGALNNQDTIVTNSRHYDALLKALNEINKVDEAILNNVSSDLMAIDIRETLYYFGLITGEVTNDDLLGNIFANFCIGK; this is encoded by the coding sequence ATGATTTTAAAAGATACCATTGTTGCTTTGGCAACTGCTTCTGGAGTGGGAGCTATTGCTGTGATACGTTTGTCTGGTCCTGATGCCATTACAATTGCAAATGATTGTTTTACCTCTATTAAAGAACATAAATCTTTACTAGATCAAAAGTCTCATACCTTACATTTGGGACATTTTATGGATGACCAAAGAGTTGTAGACCAAGTGTTGGTATCTGTGTTTAAAAATCCACATTCGTATACGGGTGAAGATACCATAGAAATTTCTTGTCATGGTTCTTTATATATTCAACAAGAAATCATTCAAATCCTATTAAAAAAAGGAGCTAGAATGGCCGATGCAGGAGAATTTACCTTACGTGCGTTCATCAATGGTAAGTTAGATTTATCACAAGCAGAAGCGGTAGCAGATTTAATTTCATCAGATTCAGAGGCTTCTCATCAAGTGGCCATGCAACAAATGCGTGGAGGTTTTTCTAATGAGATTCAGCATTTAAGAGATCAGTTAATCAACTTTGCTTCTTTGATAGAGTTGGAATTAGATTTTGCTGAGGAAGATGTTGAGTTTGCTGATAGAACAGAGTTTAAAGCTTTGGTGGCTAGAATTCAACTAGTTTTAAAAAGATTGATAGACTCTTTTGCGGTTGGAAATGTGATTAAAAACGGAATTCCTGTAGCAATTGTAGGAGAACCAAACGTAGGAAAGTCTACCCTGTTAAACGCTTTATTAAACGAGGAACGCGCCATAGTATCAGACATTGCAGGAACCACACGTGATACCATTGAAGATGAAATGATTATTGATGGGGTTGCCTACCGATTTATTGATACTGCTGGAATTAGAGAAACCAAAGATGTGGTAGAAAATATTGGGATTCAAAAAACTTTTGAGAAAATATCCCAAGCCCAAGTGGTGATTTATTTGTTTGATGTTACCAAATATAAAGTACAAAGTAAAGAGTATAAAGTTGAGCTTGAACAAATAAAAAACAAATTTCCTCAAAAACAATTGATTGTGATTGGAAATAAAGCAGATGCTATTTCTGAAGAAAACATTCTGGCTTTAAAAGAAGAAATTCCTGAATTAGTTGCCATTTCGGCCAAATCTAAAATAGGGATTGACACGCTTACTAATGAATTAACCAAAATGGTAAATATTGGAGCTTTAAACAATCAAGATACCATTGTGACCAATTCTCGTCATTACGATGCATTATTAAAGGCTCTTAACGAAATTAACAAAGTTGATGAAGCCATACTCAATAATGTTTCTAGTGATTTAATGGCTATTGATATTAGAGAAACGTTATACTATTTTGGATTGATTACCGGTGAAGTTACCAATGATGATTTATTAGGGAATATTTTTGCTAATTTTTGTATTGGGAAGTAG
- a CDS encoding aldo/keto reductase has translation MNINDKSNPVPYLPNPDRYQNMQYNRCGNSGILLPKISLGLWHNFGFYDSFENARNVLKKAFDLGITHLDLANNYGPPYGSAEENFGRILKKDLANHRDELFIASKAGYDMWPGPYGNNGSKKYLVASLDQSLQRMGLDYVDVFYHHRPDAETPLEETMHALSLMVKQGKALYVGISNYNHTDTIKAQKILKDLGTPCLIHQAKYSMFERGPEANLLPTLLDEKIGSIVFSPLAQGMLTDKYINGIPENSRASKDKTHLDKSTVEQQLPKIKQLHQLAQKRGQKLSQMAIAWILTQPAVTSVLVGASSPNQLEENVLALNNTSFSEEELQFINSILNS, from the coding sequence ATGAACATCAACGACAAATCTAATCCGGTTCCTTATTTACCAAACCCAGATAGATATCAAAATATGCAATACAACCGTTGTGGAAACAGCGGTATTTTGTTGCCTAAAATTTCTTTAGGATTGTGGCACAACTTCGGTTTTTACGATTCTTTTGAAAATGCAAGAAACGTTTTAAAAAAAGCTTTTGACTTAGGAATTACTCATTTAGATTTGGCCAACAATTATGGACCTCCCTATGGAAGTGCCGAGGAAAATTTTGGAAGAATTCTTAAAAAAGATTTAGCCAATCACAGAGATGAATTGTTTATTGCTTCTAAGGCAGGATATGATATGTGGCCTGGTCCTTACGGAAACAATGGTTCTAAAAAATATTTGGTTGCTAGTTTAGATCAAAGTTTACAACGCATGGGATTGGATTATGTAGATGTATTTTATCACCACAGACCCGATGCAGAAACTCCTTTAGAAGAAACCATGCACGCTTTAAGTTTAATGGTAAAACAAGGAAAAGCTTTATACGTTGGAATTTCTAATTATAACCATACAGATACCATAAAAGCTCAAAAAATATTAAAAGATTTAGGAACTCCTTGTTTGATACATCAAGCCAAATACTCTATGTTTGAACGTGGTCCTGAAGCAAATTTACTCCCTACTTTGTTAGATGAAAAAATTGGTTCTATTGTTTTTTCTCCCTTAGCACAAGGAATGTTAACGGATAAATACATCAATGGTATTCCAGAAAATTCAAGAGCATCAAAAGACAAAACGCACTTAGATAAAAGTACTGTTGAGCAACAACTACCTAAAATTAAACAGCTTCATCAACTGGCTCAAAAAAGAGGACAAAAACTTTCTCAAATGGCTATTGCTTGGATTTTAACACAACCTGCTGTGACTAGTGTTTTGGTGGGAGCTAGTAGTCCAAATCAGCTAGAAGAAAATGTTTTGGCTTTAAACAATACCAGTTTTTCGGAGGAAGAATTACAATTCATTAATAGTATTTTGAATAGTTAA